In Anaeromyxobacter sp., the following proteins share a genomic window:
- a CDS encoding shikimate kinase translates to MPLGSAEPLALAGMMGAGKSSVAALLGKALGRSVFSTDAFLVARFQKPIPAIFAEDGELAFRRAERELVTALSGPLVVDLGGGAFCDPAASAHLLAHGRVVFLDVSAAEAARRLGAGGGRPLAASWEALHAARLPLYRKAHLTVPVDGRTADEVARAILGAL, encoded by the coding sequence ATGCCGCTCGGATCCGCTGAGCCGCTGGCCCTGGCCGGCATGATGGGCGCCGGCAAGTCGTCGGTGGCGGCGCTGCTCGGCAAGGCCCTGGGCCGCAGCGTCTTCTCCACCGACGCCTTCCTGGTGGCCCGCTTCCAGAAGCCCATCCCGGCCATCTTCGCCGAGGACGGCGAGCTGGCCTTCCGGCGGGCCGAGCGCGAGCTGGTGACGGCGCTCTCCGGGCCGCTGGTGGTGGACCTGGGCGGCGGCGCCTTCTGCGACCCGGCCGCCTCGGCGCACCTGCTGGCCCACGGCCGGGTGGTCTTCCTGGACGTCTCGGCCGCCGAGGCGGCCAGGCGCCTCGGGGCCGGGGGCGGCCGTCCGCTGGCCGCCAGCTGGGAGGCGCTGCACGCGGCCCGGCTGCCCCTCTACCGCAAGGCCCACCTCACCGTGCCGGTCGACGGCCGCACCGCCGACGAGGTGGCCCGCGCCATCCTCGGGGCGCTGTGA
- the aroC gene encoding chorismate synthase: protein MTLRYLTAGESHGPGLCAIAEGFPAGLTIDLARVDADLVRRQKGYGRGGRMKIEQDSAQFVAGLRGGLTTGAPIALVIWNRDHENWKDLVSPQRRGGKKFTQVRPGHADLAGSLKYGFDDARDALERASARNTATLVALGSLARQLLEAVGVTVSSRVVAIGEARHEVGAPPSAAQRAAIEASEFHVDTPAAEVALKAVVDREKARGGSVGGLVEVWAEGLPIGVGTYVHPDRRLDARLAAAVMGVQAMKAVEVGDGTRVDWPGDQVHDAIFHSKERGFWRETNRAGGLEGGMTNGSPVRVRAYMKPIPTMLTPLPSVDLLTRQPVQARYERSDVCAVPAAAVVVEAVVAWELASALLEKFGGDTLGDLRAALDAYAARIR, encoded by the coding sequence ATGACCCTCCGCTACCTCACCGCCGGCGAGTCCCACGGCCCCGGCCTGTGCGCCATCGCCGAGGGCTTCCCGGCCGGGCTCACCATCGATCTCGCCCGCGTCGACGCCGACCTGGTGCGCCGCCAGAAGGGCTACGGCCGCGGCGGCCGGATGAAGATCGAGCAGGACTCGGCGCAGTTCGTGGCCGGGCTGCGCGGCGGCCTGACCACCGGCGCGCCCATCGCGCTGGTCATCTGGAACCGCGACCACGAGAACTGGAAGGACCTGGTCTCGCCGCAGCGGCGCGGCGGCAAGAAGTTCACCCAGGTGCGCCCCGGCCACGCCGACCTGGCCGGCTCGCTCAAGTACGGCTTCGACGACGCGCGCGACGCGCTGGAGCGGGCCAGCGCCCGCAACACCGCCACCCTGGTGGCGCTCGGCTCGCTGGCCCGGCAGCTCCTCGAGGCGGTGGGCGTCACGGTCTCCTCCCGGGTGGTGGCCATCGGCGAGGCCCGCCACGAGGTGGGCGCGCCGCCCAGCGCCGCGCAGCGGGCCGCCATCGAGGCCTCCGAGTTCCACGTGGACACGCCCGCGGCCGAGGTGGCCCTGAAGGCCGTGGTGGACCGCGAGAAGGCGCGGGGCGGCTCGGTGGGCGGGCTGGTGGAGGTGTGGGCCGAGGGGCTGCCCATCGGCGTGGGCACCTACGTGCACCCGGATCGCCGGCTCGACGCCCGGCTGGCCGCCGCGGTCATGGGCGTGCAGGCCATGAAGGCGGTGGAGGTGGGCGACGGCACCCGGGTGGACTGGCCGGGCGACCAGGTGCACGACGCCATCTTCCACTCGAAGGAGCGCGGCTTCTGGCGCGAGACCAACCGGGCCGGCGGGCTGGAGGGCGGCATGACCAACGGCAGCCCGGTGCGGGTGCGGGCCTACATGAAGCCCATCCCCACCATGCTGACGCCGCTGCCGTCGGTGGACCTGCTCACCCGCCAGCCGGTGCAGGCCCGCTACGAGCGCAGCGACGTCTGCGCCGTGCCGGCCGCGGCGGTGGTGGTGGAGGCGGTGGTGGCCTGGGAGCTGGCGTCGGCGCTGCTGGAGAAGTTCGGCGGCGACACGCTGGGGGACCTGCGCGCCGCCCTGGACGCGTATGCCGCTCGGATCCGCTGA
- a CDS encoding shikimate dehydrogenase (NADP+), with translation MIGGRTALYGLVGWPVGHSLSPLMQNAAFAALELDAVYLALPLAPERLLEGLGGAHALGFRGLNVTIPHKEGAAAACVRLDEVAAAVGAANVLRHAPDGWEGHNTDATALLELLREAGVAPGARVLLVGAGGAARAGAWAALRLAGGVRVVARRAEQAARLCQALAPSASPGGAGAVPVAWEALAAEAAAADVILNGTSVGLAGHDDRLPGVTFRAGQVALDMVYGDTTFTREAGAAGARVVPGEALLARQGAHAFTRWTGRPAPEAIMIAALQRAREQAPR, from the coding sequence GTGATCGGCGGCCGGACCGCGCTCTACGGCCTGGTGGGCTGGCCGGTGGGGCACAGCCTCTCGCCGCTCATGCAGAACGCCGCCTTCGCCGCCCTGGAGTTGGACGCCGTCTACCTGGCGCTGCCGCTGGCGCCCGAGCGGCTCCTCGAGGGGCTGGGCGGGGCCCACGCGCTCGGCTTCCGCGGGCTCAACGTCACCATCCCGCACAAGGAGGGGGCGGCCGCCGCCTGCGTCCGGCTCGACGAGGTGGCCGCCGCGGTGGGCGCCGCCAACGTGCTGCGCCACGCGCCCGACGGGTGGGAGGGCCACAACACCGACGCCACCGCCCTGCTGGAGCTGCTGCGCGAGGCCGGCGTGGCGCCGGGCGCCCGGGTGCTGCTGGTGGGGGCCGGCGGCGCCGCGCGGGCCGGCGCCTGGGCGGCGCTCCGGCTGGCCGGCGGGGTGCGGGTGGTGGCGCGCCGGGCCGAGCAGGCGGCGCGGCTGTGCCAGGCCCTGGCCCCCTCGGCCTCGCCGGGCGGCGCCGGCGCCGTGCCGGTGGCCTGGGAGGCGCTGGCCGCCGAGGCCGCCGCCGCCGACGTGATCCTGAACGGCACCAGCGTGGGGCTGGCCGGCCACGACGACCGGCTGCCCGGGGTGACCTTCCGGGCCGGCCAGGTGGCCCTCGACATGGTCTACGGCGACACCACCTTCACCCGCGAGGCCGGCGCCGCCGGCGCGCGCGTGGTCCCGGGCGAGGCCCTGCTGGCCCGCCAGGGCGCCCACGCCTTCACCCGCTGGACCGGCCGGCCCGCGCCGGAGGCGATCATGATCGCCGCGCTGCAGCGGGCCAGGGAGCAGGCCCCCCGATGA
- the aroA gene encoding 3-phosphoshikimate 1-carboxyvinyltransferase yields MTAPRHGPLDGPLTCHRTGPLQGDLTVPGDKSISHRAILFGALAEGETRVTGILDAEDVHSTRKAVTRLGATVREEGAEVIVTPAATLVEPDDVIDCGNSGTSLRLLAGVLAGLPGLSVLTGDASLRRRPVRRVVEPLRRMGADLTARDGDRVPPLVIRGRQLTGTHHDLKVASAQVKSAILLAGLSAQGETSVTEPERSRDHTERLLRGMGVPLTVDGLTVTVRPARPRGTRVDVPGDISSAAFFLCAAAGLPGSAVTVRNMGTNPTRTGLLDVLRAMGADLTVANEREVAGEPRADVTVRAAPLRATEIGGPLIPRLIDELPVLMVLATQASGRTVIRDARELRVKESDRLAAMGETLAAAGARLELFEDGCAIEGPTRLGPVTVKTRLDHRIAMSMAVAQLFAGAPVVLDEVACVATSFPSFFSLLDGLCQARR; encoded by the coding sequence CTGACCGCGCCACGCCACGGCCCGCTCGACGGACCGCTCACCTGCCACCGCACCGGGCCGCTCCAGGGCGACCTCACGGTGCCCGGCGACAAGTCCATCTCCCACCGCGCCATCCTGTTCGGCGCGCTGGCCGAGGGCGAGACCCGCGTCACCGGCATCCTCGACGCCGAGGACGTCCACTCCACCCGCAAGGCCGTGACCAGGCTCGGCGCCACCGTCCGCGAGGAGGGGGCCGAGGTGATCGTCACCCCGGCCGCCACGCTGGTGGAGCCGGACGACGTCATCGACTGCGGCAACTCCGGCACCTCGCTCAGGCTGCTGGCCGGCGTCCTGGCCGGCCTGCCCGGGCTGTCGGTCCTGACCGGCGACGCCTCGCTGCGCCGCCGGCCGGTGCGCCGGGTGGTCGAGCCCCTGCGCCGCATGGGCGCGGACCTGACGGCCCGCGACGGCGACCGGGTGCCGCCGCTGGTCATCCGCGGGCGGCAGCTCACCGGCACCCACCACGACCTCAAGGTGGCCAGCGCCCAGGTGAAGAGCGCCATCCTGCTGGCCGGCCTGTCGGCCCAGGGCGAGACCAGCGTCACCGAGCCGGAGCGCTCGCGCGACCACACCGAGCGGCTGCTGCGCGGCATGGGCGTGCCGCTCACGGTGGACGGCCTGACCGTGACGGTGCGCCCGGCGCGCCCGCGCGGCACCCGGGTGGACGTGCCGGGCGACATCTCCTCGGCCGCCTTCTTCCTGTGCGCCGCCGCCGGCCTGCCCGGCTCGGCGGTGACGGTGCGGAACATGGGCACCAACCCCACCCGCACCGGCCTGCTCGACGTGCTGCGCGCCATGGGGGCCGACCTCACCGTGGCCAACGAGCGCGAGGTGGCCGGCGAGCCGCGCGCCGACGTGACGGTGCGGGCCGCGCCGCTGCGCGCCACCGAGATCGGCGGGCCGCTCATCCCCCGGCTCATCGACGAGCTGCCGGTGCTGATGGTGCTGGCCACCCAGGCCAGCGGGCGCACCGTCATCCGCGACGCCAGGGAGCTCCGGGTCAAGGAGTCGGACCGCCTGGCCGCCATGGGCGAGACCCTGGCCGCGGCCGGCGCCAGGCTGGAGCTCTTCGAGGACGGCTGCGCCATCGAGGGGCCGACCCGGCTCGGGCCGGTGACGGTGAAGACCCGGCTCGACCACCGCATCGCCATGTCGATGGCGGTGGCCCAGCTCTTCGCCGGCGCGCCGGTGGTGCTCGACGAGGTGGCCTGCGTGGCCACCAGCTTCCCCTCCTTCTTCTCGCTGCTGGACGGGCTGTGCCAGGCGCGCCGGTGA
- a CDS encoding prephenate dehydrogenase, whose translation MGGALARAVRAADPSVRLVAVEPAEAARAAALAEGVVDEAHAAPGPALGACDLAVLCTPVAAIEALLGPVSQLLPDGAVLTDVGGAKEAIVALARTQVRPGVHFVGAHPMFGGHGGFAGSAAAAGRWRGGRVALVTDGDPAAVERVAALHLALGATVIRCSAAEHDAAVAMVSHLPYLVASALAAAAEEAGPLARALAGQGLKDTTRLAEFPFDIQGEVSRRNARLPEAAERLQRHLTAILSAIATSPEAARTALEQARHAREELF comes from the coding sequence CCGTCCGCCTCGTGGCGGTGGAGCCCGCCGAGGCCGCCCGCGCCGCGGCCCTGGCCGAGGGGGTGGTCGACGAGGCCCACGCCGCCCCCGGGCCGGCCCTGGGCGCCTGCGACCTCGCGGTGCTCTGCACCCCGGTGGCGGCCATCGAGGCGCTGCTCGGGCCGGTGTCCCAGCTCCTGCCGGACGGCGCGGTCCTCACCGACGTGGGCGGCGCCAAGGAGGCCATCGTGGCCCTGGCCCGCACCCAGGTCCGCCCCGGCGTCCACTTCGTCGGGGCCCACCCCATGTTCGGCGGCCACGGCGGCTTCGCCGGCTCGGCCGCGGCGGCCGGCCGCTGGCGCGGCGGGCGGGTGGCGCTGGTCACCGACGGCGACCCGGCGGCGGTGGAGCGGGTGGCCGCGCTGCACCTGGCGCTCGGCGCCACCGTGATCCGCTGCAGCGCCGCCGAGCACGACGCCGCGGTGGCCATGGTCTCGCACCTGCCCTACCTGGTGGCCAGCGCCCTGGCGGCCGCGGCTGAGGAGGCCGGCCCGCTGGCCCGCGCGCTGGCCGGCCAGGGGCTCAAGGACACCACCCGCCTGGCCGAGTTCCCCTTCGACATCCAGGGCGAGGTCTCCCGCCGCAACGCCCGCCTGCCCGAGGCGGCCGAGCGGCTGCAGCGCCACCTCACCGCCATCCTCTCCGCCATCGCCACCTCCCCCGAGGCGGCGCGCACGGCGCTCGAGCAGGCGCGCCACGCGCGCGAGGAGCTCTTCTGA